A single genomic interval of Chitinophaga sp. 180180018-3 harbors:
- a CDS encoding RagB/SusD family nutrient uptake outer membrane protein: protein MKCWKFIPIVAVTILFSCQDTMTIRDLENKTVTQGYYNSPQRIQQAVIGGYVDLRRALLANYAWMMYGEARTGDLKVAVPYQDAVVNQQLTADNRYVAELSDWGYFYDVIKDANDVLDIVDQADKGILNPYQRNLFRGEALALKSIAYFYVARIWGDIPSAEKNNMGTRLTNEAAVTQAALWASEARGLLPWLLINDDGIESTALSLVRFNKTAVTSLLAQEQLWLGKGQQAYDLLSNTFTAATADSLSGFGLSTGTDRRTDIPQNPLDGRVINMPLARMDAIYPKADARRTRMFTISKTDNVATLIVKDATVLELLPQRELNLLFAEAAWRSGHLEDAKGYLKKAAAGATEDYSTLTEATFGDALLLERQRLLVGTGQRVFDLIRFGKVSAYIPAFTDADVKKGAAWWPLSANSMKGNALSQNSFWANH, encoded by the coding sequence ATGAAATGTTGGAAGTTCATCCCGATAGTAGCGGTGACCATCCTTTTTTCCTGTCAGGATACCATGACGATCAGGGATTTGGAAAACAAGACTGTTACACAGGGTTATTACAATTCACCACAACGGATTCAGCAGGCCGTTATCGGGGGATATGTTGATCTCAGGAGGGCACTGCTGGCCAATTATGCCTGGATGATGTATGGGGAAGCAAGAACCGGAGATCTGAAAGTAGCCGTTCCTTACCAGGACGCGGTGGTAAATCAACAACTGACCGCAGACAATCGCTATGTAGCAGAGCTTTCCGACTGGGGGTATTTCTACGATGTGATCAAAGATGCGAACGACGTACTGGACATTGTAGACCAGGCAGACAAAGGAATACTCAATCCCTATCAGCGGAATTTATTCAGAGGAGAAGCACTGGCCCTCAAATCAATTGCCTATTTCTATGTTGCCCGTATCTGGGGAGATATTCCATCGGCTGAAAAGAACAATATGGGAACGCGCCTGACCAATGAAGCAGCTGTAACGCAGGCCGCTTTATGGGCATCGGAAGCCAGGGGCCTTTTACCCTGGCTGCTGATCAACGATGATGGTATTGAAAGCACTGCATTATCGTTAGTACGGTTTAACAAAACGGCCGTTACCTCACTGCTGGCTCAGGAGCAACTGTGGCTGGGTAAAGGACAGCAGGCATACGACCTGCTCAGCAATACATTTACTGCTGCCACGGCCGATAGCTTGTCGGGTTTTGGTTTATCTACCGGAACAGACAGGCGAACCGATATCCCACAGAATCCATTGGATGGCCGCGTAATAAATATGCCATTAGCCAGAATGGATGCGATTTATCCCAAAGCCGACGCGCGCCGTACCAGGATGTTTACCATTTCAAAAACTGACAACGTGGCTACGCTGATCGTAAAAGACGCTACTGTACTGGAGCTGCTGCCGCAACGCGAATTGAATCTGCTTTTTGCAGAGGCAGCGTGGCGGTCGGGCCATCTGGAAGACGCAAAGGGATACCTGAAAAAGGCTGCTGCCGGTGCTACAGAAGATTACAGCACTTTAACGGAAGCCACATTCGGAGATGCACTCCTGCTCGAACGGCAACGATTGCTGGTAGGTACCGGGCAACGTGTTTTCGACCTGATCAGGTTTGGTAAGGTGAGCGCATATATCCCCGCATTTACAGACGCCGATGTGAAAAAGGGAGCCGCCTGGTGGCCGCTTTCCGCAAACAGCATGAAGGGCAATGCGTTGAGTCAAAATAGTTTTTGGGCGAATCACTAA
- a CDS encoding SusC/RagA family TonB-linked outer membrane protein — translation MKALMKGTSFLFAVLMIAVNVTAQSVMTGKVRDSHGKPVIGATIKIQRKNIGTITDATGSFHLQLSVGDTLLCSSIGYQARQLVFKHPADLTITLNDDNRTLGDVVVTGYKTQVRQEITGSVATVKMDQITEGQAAESFSSLLQGRVAGVNIQLNSGEPGAAPAIIIRGLAAVSRDDASAISEPLYVIDGIPVISKTSKEFSITSTNVLADLNPSDVEDIVVLKDASAAAIYGSRAANGVILITTKKGKRGKPQINLNIRTGVNFVPQLQDVAGGNKEREQVKHLYEQYAPYGVYMPAMYTDVTNPFYNNSSDWQGYLYNKSITQDYNGSVRGAGDFGQYSISMGYMNSKGILFNTGFKRYSIMANTSFNALKSALVINNTLAVSRTDQSRNPDALSTNYSSLMPLPNNPLVKGTEVYQPGYSSNLNDRVRFSTDAALNLFRDLSYKASLSLEYLRNMQDVYSESRRTLRASNSSGAGENRNLLFQNTLTYAPKFGEHSLSVLVGQSAEKSESKITNVSSVTSAPTLSQTVNWPKGNSIGTSNYTASTLMSYFSRLDYNYQQKYLLGASIRTDGSSKFGKANRWGVFPSISAGWNFYKEAPFSNISWLTSGKLRGSYGLSGTTWDNNYLALGIMDGGSLDRYNSLLQISYGGISGFTPTWYNGFKNDNLTWVKTKMGNIGVDLSLFKNKVEFIFDAYEKLTKGLLLSTSLPTTSGYNEVYRNAADVLNRGLEFTVNTNLNLGRKVLWSMNLNFAYNKNRVVGLPDGNADIIKVGTSGQDFGSIVRTGAPLNGFFFYESQGIYQTESQIPVDPKTGKRLVGLQNKRLNVGDRNFKDQNGDYRIDAADRIYAGDPNPKWTGGWTNDFTYKGFNLNLVSTFVIGRKIVNTALLDRLRLGKDFAGASSLPNFDNYSIWEKSGDNAKYPTLNPWGNASQIVNYDSQYIEDGSYFKIKSATLSYIFSRKVMGRLPFERARVYCTIDNLITFQKYSGPDAELVTIDGFDRSGGYPMRRMLLFGLSLAL, via the coding sequence ATGAAGGCATTAATGAAAGGAACCAGCTTCCTTTTTGCAGTACTGATGATCGCCGTGAATGTTACCGCGCAGTCGGTGATGACGGGTAAGGTAAGAGATTCGCATGGCAAACCGGTGATTGGCGCAACCATCAAAATACAAAGGAAAAATATCGGAACCATTACAGATGCAACAGGGAGCTTCCATTTGCAGCTCAGCGTGGGAGATACCTTACTCTGTTCCTCTATCGGGTACCAGGCCCGCCAGCTGGTGTTCAAACATCCCGCCGATCTGACTATCACACTGAACGACGATAACAGAACCCTCGGTGACGTGGTAGTTACCGGATATAAAACACAGGTCAGACAAGAGATTACAGGCTCCGTTGCTACCGTAAAGATGGACCAGATAACAGAAGGCCAGGCAGCGGAATCTTTCAGCTCTCTATTACAGGGTAGGGTAGCCGGGGTGAATATCCAGTTGAATTCCGGAGAACCAGGAGCAGCACCGGCTATTATCATCCGTGGACTGGCGGCGGTAAGCCGCGACGACGCTTCTGCCATTTCCGAACCACTCTATGTAATTGACGGGATCCCGGTTATTTCAAAAACGAGCAAAGAGTTCTCGATTACCAGCACCAACGTACTGGCAGATCTCAACCCCAGCGATGTGGAAGATATTGTGGTATTAAAGGATGCCTCTGCAGCAGCTATTTACGGCTCCAGAGCCGCCAATGGCGTCATCCTGATTACTACAAAAAAAGGGAAAAGAGGTAAGCCGCAGATTAATCTCAATATCCGCACCGGGGTCAACTTTGTTCCCCAATTGCAGGATGTTGCCGGCGGAAACAAAGAGCGTGAACAGGTAAAACACCTCTATGAACAATATGCTCCCTACGGTGTATACATGCCCGCTATGTACACAGATGTGACCAATCCATTCTATAACAATTCTTCCGATTGGCAAGGGTATTTGTATAACAAATCCATTACGCAGGATTACAACGGGTCTGTACGCGGTGCCGGCGACTTCGGCCAGTACAGCATCAGTATGGGTTATATGAATAGCAAAGGGATATTGTTCAACACTGGTTTCAAACGCTATAGCATCATGGCGAATACCAGCTTTAATGCGTTGAAAAGTGCATTAGTCATCAATAATACACTGGCTGTTTCCCGGACAGACCAAAGCCGCAACCCGGATGCGCTTTCCACTAACTACTCCTCCCTGATGCCGCTACCCAACAATCCGTTGGTGAAAGGAACAGAGGTGTATCAGCCCGGCTATAGCTCTAATCTCAACGACCGGGTACGTTTCAGCACCGACGCTGCATTGAACCTCTTCAGGGATCTGAGTTATAAGGCCAGCCTAAGTCTGGAATACCTGCGCAACATGCAGGACGTATATTCCGAATCACGCCGGACGCTGAGAGCAAGTAATAGCAGCGGTGCCGGCGAAAACCGGAACCTGCTTTTCCAGAATACCCTGACCTATGCGCCCAAATTCGGAGAGCATAGTCTTAGTGTGCTCGTTGGACAAAGCGCAGAAAAATCAGAATCAAAAATTACAAACGTAAGCAGCGTAACCAGCGCCCCTACTTTGTCGCAGACAGTTAACTGGCCTAAGGGCAACAGTATCGGCACCAGCAATTACACCGCCAGTACCCTGATGTCTTATTTCAGTCGCCTGGATTATAACTATCAGCAAAAATACCTGCTGGGCGCTTCTATACGCACAGATGGTTCATCGAAATTCGGAAAGGCAAACCGCTGGGGTGTATTCCCTTCTATCTCGGCGGGTTGGAACTTCTATAAGGAAGCCCCTTTTTCTAATATAAGCTGGTTGACGAGCGGTAAGCTGCGCGGAAGTTACGGACTGTCAGGAACCACCTGGGATAATAACTATCTCGCCCTCGGTATTATGGACGGAGGATCGCTGGACCGGTATAATTCACTACTGCAGATTTCTTATGGTGGGATATCCGGGTTTACTCCCACGTGGTATAACGGCTTTAAGAACGATAACCTCACCTGGGTGAAAACTAAGATGGGCAATATTGGCGTGGACTTATCCCTCTTTAAAAATAAAGTAGAATTTATTTTTGACGCATACGAGAAACTGACGAAAGGCCTGCTCCTGTCTACCTCCTTACCCACTACTTCAGGGTACAACGAAGTATACCGCAACGCAGCCGATGTATTGAACCGCGGATTGGAATTTACTGTGAATACCAATCTGAATCTTGGTCGTAAGGTGCTGTGGAGCATGAACCTCAACTTTGCTTATAACAAGAATCGCGTGGTAGGACTCCCTGACGGAAACGCTGATATTATCAAAGTAGGTACCTCGGGGCAGGACTTTGGTTCTATCGTAAGAACAGGTGCCCCGCTGAATGGATTCTTTTTCTATGAGTCGCAGGGAATTTATCAGACGGAAAGCCAGATCCCGGTGGATCCCAAGACAGGAAAAAGGCTGGTGGGCTTACAGAATAAGAGGCTGAACGTAGGTGACCGCAATTTCAAAGATCAGAATGGGGATTATCGCATAGATGCTGCTGACCGCATTTATGCCGGAGACCCTAATCCGAAATGGACGGGCGGATGGACAAATGATTTTACCTACAAAGGATTTAACCTGAATCTGGTGTCAACTTTTGTCATCGGCAGGAAAATCGTGAATACTGCATTGCTCGACAGACTTAGACTGGGTAAGGATTTTGCCGGTGCGTCTTCCCTGCCAAACTTCGATAATTATTCCATCTGGGAGAAAAGCGGCGACAATGCAAAATATCCAACATTGAACCCCTGGGGCAATGCTTCACAGATTGTCAACTATGATTCTCAGTACATAGAAGACGGTTCCTATTTCAAGATCAAATCGGCAACATTGTCTTACATCTTTAGCAGAAAAGTGATGGGACGTCTTCCTTTTGAAAGAGCGCGGGTGTATTGTACAAT